One Jannaschia sp. GRR-S6-38 genomic window carries:
- the cobO gene encoding cob(I)yrinic acid a,c-diamide adenosyltransferase, which translates to MSADAETDRHNAKMAKKKAARDKIMATKTEEKGLVIVHTGKGKGKSSSAFGMIFRCIAHGMPCAVVQFIKGGMGTGERDLIAAHFGELCQFHTMGEGFTWETQDKSRDIEMAQAAWAKAKELIADERNRMVLLDEINIAIRYDYVDAREVVDWLAANKPPMTHVVLTGRNAAEEVIELADLVTEMELVKHPFRSGVKAQAGVEF; encoded by the coding sequence ATGAGCGCAGATGCCGAGACCGATCGCCACAACGCCAAGATGGCCAAGAAGAAGGCCGCGCGGGACAAGATCATGGCCACCAAGACCGAGGAAAAGGGCCTGGTCATCGTCCATACCGGCAAGGGAAAAGGCAAGAGTTCCAGTGCCTTCGGGATGATCTTCCGCTGCATCGCGCATGGGATGCCCTGCGCGGTGGTGCAGTTCATCAAGGGCGGCATGGGCACCGGCGAGCGCGATTTGATCGCGGCGCATTTCGGCGAGCTGTGCCAGTTTCACACGATGGGCGAGGGCTTCACCTGGGAGACGCAGGACAAGTCGCGCGATATCGAGATGGCGCAGGCGGCCTGGGCCAAGGCCAAGGAGCTGATCGCGGACGAGCGCAACCGCATGGTTTTGCTCGACGAAATCAATATCGCGATCCGCTACGACTATGTCGATGCGCGCGAGGTCGTGGACTGGCTGGCGGCCAACAAGCCGCCGATGACGCATGTCGTCCTGACCGGTCGGAACGCCGCCGAGGAGGTGATCGAACTGGCCGATCTGGTCACCGAGATGGAGCTGGTGAAGCACCCGTTCCGGTCGGGCGTTAAGGCTCAGGCCGGGGTGGAATTCTGA
- a CDS encoding DUF3253 domain-containing protein gives MAKTLARLATDRAPGTFCPSEIARALSDDWRPLMPRVRTVAATMPDITATQQGRPVDPVTARGPIRLARRDAPEAG, from the coding sequence ATCGCCAAGACGCTCGCCCGCCTCGCGACCGACCGCGCGCCCGGCACCTTCTGCCCGTCCGAGATCGCGCGCGCGCTTTCTGACGACTGGCGGCCGCTGATGCCGCGGGTGCGGACGGTGGCCGCCACGATGCCCGACATCACCGCCACCCAGCAGGGGCGGCCCGTCGATCCCGTCACGGCCCGCGGCCCAATTCGGCTGGCCCGCCGCGACGCGCCGGAGGCCGGCTAG
- the ileS gene encoding isoleucine--tRNA ligase, translating into MSAETPDYKATLNLPQTDFPMRAGLPKREPEWLDRWARIGIYDRLREKAGHAAASPEEKARAPFTLHDGPPYANGHLHIGHALNKTLKDMVVRSRQMMGFDARYVPGWDCHGLPIEWKIEEAYRAKGRDKDAVDVVEFRRECRDFAAGWVDVQRKEFKRLGITGNWADPYLTMDYHAEAVIAAEFQTFLMNGLVYQGSKPVMWSPVEKTALAEAEVEYHDRQTDAIWVGFPVVSAQSDLYDAETAVPQEEAPQADRVDATEAAAAREAQLEAARVLIWTTTPWTIPQNRAICFGPDIAYGLYEVTGRPEECWAKIGQTYLIADALAPQAFAAARLDDTMYRRLRDVQPEELAALTCAHPLRGAEGAQGEWDYDVPVFPGDHVTDDAGTGFVHTAPSHGDDDYQIGQKHGLPMTYNIEADGSFRADLPLFGGEAILSANGKKPGGANKAVIAALVDAGALIARARITISDAHSWRSKAPVIRLNRPQWFAAIDKPVGDGKDAYGETVRQRALTSIDQLVEWTPRTGRNRLHAMIENRPDWVLSRQRAWGVPLTAFTKVGAKTDAPDFLLRDPAVNARIIEAFETEGADAWYKPDAKARFLGNDYDPADWNKVDDILDVWFDSGSTHAFVLRDRPDGTEDGIADVYLEGTDQHRGWFHSSLLQGAVTLGRAPYRAVVTHGFTMDEKGMKMSKSIGNTIAPQDIVDQYGADILRLWVATVDFTSDHRIGPEILKGVADGYRRLRNTLRFMLGSITEGEPADPLEMPELERWVLHRLSQLDDQVRDAYTRYDFAEVYGAIFQFATVDLSAFYFDIRKDALYCDGDTLRRRSARTVLRLLHERLTTWLAPILPFTMEEVWLEVHPGEESSVHLQDFPAPRPGWRDDDLAAKWARIRSVRRAVTGALEVQRRDKVIGSSLEAAPIVHVDAETAALLDGVAFDDLCITSGITVTTDPAPETAFRSEEDATVAVVFAHAEGGKCQRCWKILPDVGHHGHDAVCGRCDQALG; encoded by the coding sequence ATGAGCGCCGAAACGCCCGACTACAAAGCCACGCTGAACCTGCCGCAGACCGACTTCCCGATGCGCGCGGGCCTGCCCAAGCGCGAGCCCGAATGGCTGGACCGCTGGGCGCGGATCGGCATCTACGACCGCCTGCGCGAGAAGGCCGGTCACGCCGCGGCGAGCCCTGAAGAAAAGGCCCGCGCGCCCTTCACCCTGCATGACGGCCCGCCCTACGCCAACGGGCACCTCCATATCGGCCACGCGCTCAACAAGACGCTCAAGGACATGGTGGTCCGTTCGCGCCAGATGATGGGCTTCGACGCGCGCTACGTGCCCGGCTGGGACTGCCACGGCCTGCCCATCGAGTGGAAGATCGAGGAGGCCTACCGCGCCAAGGGCCGCGACAAGGACGCCGTGGACGTGGTCGAATTCCGCCGCGAATGCCGCGACTTCGCCGCCGGCTGGGTCGACGTGCAGCGCAAGGAATTCAAGCGCCTCGGCATCACCGGCAACTGGGCCGACCCCTACCTGACGATGGATTACCACGCCGAGGCGGTGATCGCAGCCGAGTTCCAGACCTTCCTGATGAACGGGCTGGTCTACCAGGGCTCCAAGCCCGTGATGTGGTCCCCGGTCGAGAAGACCGCGCTGGCCGAGGCCGAGGTTGAATACCACGACCGGCAGACCGACGCGATCTGGGTGGGCTTCCCGGTCGTCTCGGCGCAGTCCGACCTCTACGACGCCGAGACCGCCGTCCCGCAGGAGGAAGCCCCGCAAGCCGACCGCGTGGACGCCACCGAGGCCGCAGCCGCGCGCGAGGCGCAACTCGAAGCCGCCCGCGTCCTGATCTGGACGACTACCCCCTGGACCATCCCCCAGAACCGCGCGATCTGCTTCGGCCCGGACATCGCCTATGGCCTCTACGAGGTGACCGGCCGGCCCGAGGAATGCTGGGCGAAGATCGGCCAGACCTACCTGATCGCCGACGCGCTGGCCCCTCAGGCCTTCGCCGCCGCCCGTCTCGACGACACGATGTATCGCCGCCTGCGCGACGTGCAGCCCGAGGAGCTGGCCGCCCTGACCTGCGCCCACCCGCTCCGCGGCGCTGAGGGCGCGCAGGGCGAGTGGGATTACGACGTCCCCGTCTTCCCCGGCGACCACGTCACCGACGACGCGGGCACGGGCTTCGTCCACACCGCCCCCAGCCACGGCGACGACGACTACCAGATCGGTCAGAAGCACGGCCTACCGATGACCTACAATATCGAGGCCGACGGCTCCTTCCGCGCGGACCTGCCGCTCTTCGGCGGCGAGGCGATTCTCAGCGCCAACGGCAAGAAGCCCGGCGGCGCCAACAAGGCCGTCATCGCCGCGCTGGTCGACGCCGGCGCGCTAATCGCCCGCGCGCGCATCACCATCTCCGACGCGCATAGCTGGCGCTCCAAGGCACCGGTCATCCGCCTCAACCGCCCGCAATGGTTCGCCGCCATCGACAAGCCCGTGGGCGACGGCAAGGACGCTTACGGGGAAACCGTGCGCCAGCGGGCCCTCACCTCGATCGACCAGCTGGTCGAGTGGACCCCCCGCACGGGCCGCAACCGCCTGCATGCCATGATCGAGAACCGCCCCGACTGGGTGCTGTCGCGCCAGCGTGCCTGGGGCGTGCCCTTGACCGCCTTCACCAAGGTGGGCGCCAAGACCGATGCCCCGGACTTCCTGCTGCGCGACCCGGCCGTCAACGCCCGCATCATCGAGGCCTTCGAGACCGAGGGCGCCGACGCCTGGTACAAGCCCGACGCCAAGGCCCGCTTCCTCGGCAATGATTACGACCCCGCGGACTGGAACAAGGTCGACGACATCCTCGACGTCTGGTTCGACTCGGGGAGTACCCATGCCTTCGTGCTGCGCGACCGCCCCGACGGGACCGAGGACGGCATCGCCGATGTCTATCTCGAAGGCACCGACCAGCATCGTGGCTGGTTCCATTCCTCGCTCTTGCAGGGCGCGGTGACGCTGGGCCGCGCGCCCTACCGCGCCGTCGTCACCCATGGCTTCACGATGGACGAGAAGGGCATGAAGATGTCCAAATCCATCGGCAACACCATCGCGCCGCAGGACATCGTCGACCAGTATGGCGCCGACATCCTGCGCCTCTGGGTGGCCACCGTCGACTTTACCTCAGACCACCGGATCGGGCCCGAGATCCTAAAGGGCGTGGCCGATGGCTACCGGCGGCTGCGCAACACGCTACGCTTCATGCTGGGTTCGATCACCGAGGGCGAGCCCGCAGACCCGCTCGAGATGCCCGAGCTCGAGCGCTGGGTGCTGCACCGCCTGAGCCAGCTCGACGACCAGGTCCGCGACGCCTACACGCGCTACGATTTTGCCGAGGTCTACGGCGCGATCTTCCAGTTCGCGACCGTCGACCTGTCGGCCTTCTATTTCGACATCCGCAAGGACGCGCTCTATTGCGACGGCGACACGCTGCGCCGCCGCTCGGCGCGCACCGTCCTGCGGCTCCTGCACGAGCGGCTGACGACCTGGCTCGCCCCGATCCTGCCCTTCACGATGGAGGAGGTCTGGCTCGAGGTGCATCCCGGCGAGGAGAGCTCCGTCCACCTGCAGGACTTCCCCGCCCCGCGCCCCGGCTGGCGCGACGACGACCTGGCCGCCAAATGGGCGCGGATCCGGTCCGTGCGCCGCGCGGTCACCGGCGCGCTCGAGGTGCAGCGCCGCGACAAGGTCATCGGCTCCTCGCTCGAGGCCGCGCCCATCGTGCATGTCGATGCCGAGACGGCGGCGCTTCTGGACGGCGTGGCCTTCGACGATCTCTGCATCACCTCCGGCATCACCGTCACCACCGACCCCGCGCCCGAGACCGCCTTCCGCTCCGAGGAGGACGCGACCGTCGCGGTGGTCTTCGCCCATGCCGAGGGCGGCAAGTGCCAGCGCTGCTGGAAGATCCTGCCCGATGTCGGCCATCACGGCCACGACGCCGTCTGCGGCCGCTGCGACCAGGCGCTGGGCTGA
- a CDS encoding FAD-dependent oxidoreductase yields the protein MESLAADLRTMTRTPLHDDHVARLREIAEEITVPAGTMLVALGAPVDTFHYVLEGELEAVDPVTGGRYGDGATLGPTQFTGEIGLLTGARAMLGLRAVADSRLLAAPRDALLELMAHIPEMSDIIVTVLAGRRRRLLESGQASLTLIGMDRDRHIRAIGAFAARNRIPFRTLDLGCGEAAAVAESCSITPSEPAVVFGRDTVIADPTPRRIARLYGLDLDLGDDRIYDVLIVGGGPGGIAAGVYAGAEGLSALVVEDATIGGQAGTSSRIENYMGFPTGISGADLCFRGEVQAMKFGTRFAVPRRAAGLERQADGLFRVTLDDGAVARARSIVVACGVQYRRLPLERLEAFESAGVYYAATDVEARYCRDTEVAIIGGGNSAGQAAMFLSRYARCVHLLVRGDGLADSMSAYLSGRLEADPRIRIRTRTEVAALEGGDALTGIRLEGAGVAPGDDRIDSRALFVMVGAAPNTEWLNRQVDCDAKGFLLTGEAVGRDSPFATSLDGVFAVGDVRAGSVKRVASSVGEGSVVISKVWEHVAAQRDREAGRAAAQ from the coding sequence ATGGAAAGCCTCGCCGCCGATCTGCGCACCATGACGCGCACGCCGCTGCATGACGACCACGTCGCCCGGCTGCGCGAGATCGCCGAGGAGATCACGGTCCCCGCGGGCACCATGCTGGTCGCGCTCGGCGCCCCGGTCGACACCTTCCACTATGTGCTCGAGGGCGAGCTCGAGGCCGTCGATCCCGTCACCGGCGGCCGCTACGGCGACGGCGCCACGCTGGGCCCGACCCAGTTCACGGGCGAGATCGGGCTCCTGACCGGCGCGCGGGCGATGCTGGGCCTGCGCGCGGTCGCCGACAGCCGCCTGCTGGCCGCGCCCCGCGACGCCCTGCTCGAGCTGATGGCCCATATCCCCGAGATGTCGGACATCATCGTCACCGTCCTGGCCGGCCGCCGCCGCCGCCTGCTGGAAAGCGGCCAGGCCAGCCTGACGCTGATCGGCATGGACCGCGACCGCCATATCCGCGCCATCGGCGCCTTCGCCGCGCGCAACCGCATCCCCTTCCGCACGCTCGACCTGGGCTGCGGCGAGGCGGCGGCGGTCGCGGAAAGCTGTTCGATCACGCCCAGCGAGCCGGCCGTGGTCTTCGGCCGCGACACCGTGATCGCCGATCCCACCCCGCGCCGCATCGCCCGGCTCTACGGGCTGGATCTCGATCTGGGCGACGATCGCATCTACGACGTGCTGATCGTGGGCGGCGGCCCGGGCGGCATCGCCGCGGGCGTCTATGCCGGGGCCGAGGGGCTGTCGGCGCTGGTGGTCGAGGACGCGACCATCGGCGGGCAGGCCGGCACCTCCAGCCGGATCGAGAACTACATGGGCTTTCCCACCGGCATCTCGGGCGCGGATCTGTGCTTCCGCGGCGAGGTGCAGGCGATGAAGTTCGGCACCCGCTTCGCCGTGCCCCGCCGTGCCGCCGGGCTGGAGCGGCAGGCGGACGGGCTCTTCCGCGTCACGCTCGACGACGGCGCGGTCGCGCGCGCGCGGTCGATCGTGGTGGCCTGCGGCGTGCAATACCGCCGCCTGCCGCTCGAGCGGTTGGAGGCGTTCGAGAGCGCGGGCGTCTATTACGCCGCCACCGATGTCGAGGCGCGCTACTGCCGCGACACCGAGGTCGCCATCATCGGCGGCGGCAACTCGGCCGGGCAGGCCGCGATGTTCCTGTCGCGCTATGCTCGCTGCGTGCATCTCCTGGTGCGCGGCGACGGGCTGGCCGACAGCATGTCCGCCTATCTCTCGGGCCGGCTGGAGGCCGATCCCCGGATCCGGATCCGCACCCGCACCGAGGTCGCGGCGCTGGAAGGCGGCGACGCGCTGACCGGGATCCGGCTCGAGGGCGCGGGCGTCGCGCCGGGCGACGACCGCATCGACAGCCGCGCGCTCTTCGTGATGGTGGGCGCCGCGCCCAACACGGAATGGCTGAACCGGCAGGTCGATTGTGACGCCAAGGGCTTCCTTCTGACCGGCGAGGCCGTCGGCCGCGACAGCCCCTTCGCCACCTCGCTCGACGGCGTCTTCGCCGTGGGCGACGTGCGCGCGGGCTCGGTCAAGCGGGTGGCGAGCTCGGTGGGCGAGGGCTCGGTCGTGATCTCGAAGGTCTGGGAGCACGTCGCCGCGCAGCGCGACCGCGAGGCCGGGCGCGCGGCGGCGCAATGA
- a CDS encoding YcjF family protein, translating into MTDARRGKHRPVLFEIEADPSEGAPAADPAAAPPVPDDDVAPSPSGRAMQTVALLAARRERSLAGWFWATLGALLTFALGVAAWEFVTGLLAANAVLGWVATALVAAFLLACLAVAMREIVALSRLGRIDTLRRQAAAVTDLTGARALSDRLVAFYAGRADTRWGREALAARRDDLFDADAVIAHAETDLLAPLDAAATREVEAAARQVALVTAVVPLALADVAAALTANLRMIRRIALVYGGRGGTLGSWRLARTVLTHLAATGAVAVGDDLIHSVAGGGVLAKLSRRFGEGVVNGALTARVGLAAMEVCRPLPFTHTRPPRITDVVGRALAGLFGQKGA; encoded by the coding sequence ATGACCGACGCCCGCCGCGGCAAGCACAGGCCCGTCCTCTTCGAGATCGAGGCCGACCCCTCCGAGGGCGCGCCCGCCGCCGACCCCGCGGCCGCGCCGCCGGTTCCGGACGACGATGTCGCGCCCTCGCCCTCGGGGCGCGCGATGCAGACCGTGGCGCTCTTGGCCGCGCGGCGCGAACGCTCGCTCGCGGGCTGGTTCTGGGCCACGCTGGGCGCACTTCTGACCTTCGCGCTGGGCGTCGCCGCCTGGGAATTCGTGACCGGGCTCCTGGCCGCCAACGCGGTGCTGGGCTGGGTCGCCACGGCGCTGGTCGCGGCCTTCCTGCTGGCCTGCCTCGCCGTCGCCATGCGCGAGATCGTGGCCCTGTCGCGGCTGGGCCGGATCGACACGCTGCGCCGCCAGGCCGCCGCCGTCACCGACCTGACAGGGGCGCGCGCGCTCTCGGACCGGCTGGTCGCCTTCTATGCCGGGCGCGCCGACACGCGCTGGGGCCGCGAGGCGCTGGCCGCGCGGCGCGACGACCTGTTCGACGCCGACGCCGTGATCGCCCATGCCGAGACCGACCTTCTGGCCCCGCTCGACGCCGCCGCCACCCGCGAGGTCGAGGCCGCCGCCCGCCAGGTCGCGCTGGTCACCGCGGTGGTGCCACTGGCGCTGGCCGATGTGGCCGCGGCGCTCACCGCCAACCTGCGGATGATCCGCCGCATCGCGCTGGTCTATGGCGGGCGCGGCGGCACGCTGGGCTCCTGGCGGCTGGCGCGCACGGTGCTGACCCATCTGGCCGCCACCGGCGCGGTCGCGGTGGGCGACGACCTGATCCACTCGGTCGCCGGCGGCGGCGTGCTGGCCAAGCTCTCGCGCCGCTTCGGCGAGGGCGTGGTCAACGGCGCGCTCACCGCGCGGGTGGGCCTCGCCGCGATGGAGGTCTGCCGCCCGCTGCCCTTCACCCACACCCGTCCGCCGCGGATCACCGATGTCGTGGGCCGCGCGCTGGCCGGGCTCTTCGGCCAGAAGGGAGCCTGA
- a CDS encoding YcjX family GTP-binding protein, with protein MIGRFTDAVTRGVGDVAASVTDVFDPTIRLGVTGLSRAGKTVFITSLVANLIDRGRMPGFSAGARIETAFLQPQPDDTVPRFDYEAHLADLTARQPHWPDGTRAVSELRLSLKVRPAGMLAGLRGARTVHLDIVDYPGEWLLDLGLMEKEFDDWSARALRRLKDWGATGYAAALAAVDPAAKLDEPTAQALARAYTADLRDLRAAGAYDLTPGRFLLPGELEGSPALTFAPMPPGEGPRGSLRREMARRFEAYKRQVVQPFFRDHFARLDRQIVLLDVLGAIRRGPRAVEEMRAAMADLLTAFKPGALGWLMALLGARRVDRVLFAATKADHLHHEQHARLTAILEAMVRDARARADFAGAQTRAMAIAALRATVEETREHGGGSLGVVRGRLLDTGREAALYPGALPDDPAHLLGPAREGAEAWLDADYDVMEFAPAPLTLRPGEGPPHIRLDRAADFLLADRL; from the coding sequence ATGATCGGACGGTTCACGGATGCGGTGACGCGCGGGGTGGGGGACGTCGCGGCCTCGGTCACCGACGTGTTCGATCCGACCATCCGGCTGGGCGTCACCGGGCTCAGCCGCGCCGGCAAGACCGTCTTCATCACCTCGCTCGTCGCCAACCTGATCGACCGGGGCCGGATGCCCGGCTTCTCCGCCGGCGCGCGGATTGAGACCGCCTTCCTGCAGCCCCAACCCGACGACACCGTGCCGCGCTTCGACTACGAGGCGCATTTGGCCGACCTGACCGCCCGCCAGCCGCACTGGCCCGACGGCACCCGCGCCGTCTCCGAGCTGCGGCTGTCGCTCAAGGTCCGGCCCGCGGGGATGCTCGCGGGACTCCGCGGCGCGCGGACGGTGCATCTCGATATCGTCGACTATCCCGGCGAATGGCTGCTCGATCTCGGGCTGATGGAGAAGGAATTCGACGACTGGTCCGCCCGCGCGCTGCGCCGCCTGAAGGACTGGGGCGCCACCGGCTACGCCGCCGCGCTGGCCGCCGTGGACCCGGCCGCCAAGCTGGACGAGCCGACCGCCCAGGCGCTCGCCCGCGCCTACACCGCCGATCTGCGCGACTTGCGCGCCGCCGGCGCCTACGACCTGACCCCGGGCCGCTTCCTGTTGCCCGGCGAGCTCGAGGGCTCGCCCGCGCTGACCTTCGCGCCGATGCCCCCGGGCGAGGGCCCGCGCGGCAGCCTGCGCCGCGAGATGGCGCGCCGCTTCGAGGCCTACAAGCGGCAGGTCGTGCAGCCCTTCTTCCGCGATCATTTCGCCCGGCTCGACCGCCAGATCGTGCTACTCGACGTGCTGGGCGCGATCCGCCGCGGCCCCCGCGCGGTCGAGGAGATGCGCGCCGCGATGGCCGACCTGCTGACCGCCTTCAAGCCCGGCGCGCTGGGCTGGCTGATGGCGCTTCTGGGCGCGCGGCGGGTGGACCGCGTGCTGTTTGCCGCGACCAAGGCCGACCACCTGCACCACGAACAGCACGCGCGCCTGACCGCCATCCTCGAGGCGATGGTGCGCGACGCCCGCGCCCGTGCCGATTTCGCCGGCGCGCAGACCCGCGCCATGGCGATCGCGGCCCTGCGCGCCACGGTCGAGGAGACGCGCGAACATGGCGGCGGCAGCCTCGGGGTCGTGCGCGGTCGCCTGCTCGACACCGGGCGCGAGGCCGCGCTCTATCCCGGCGCGCTGCCCGACGATCCCGCGCATCTGCTGGGCCCCGCCCGCGAAGGCGCCGAGGCCTGGCTCGACGCCGATTACGACGTGATGGAGTTCGCCCCCGCGCCCCTGACCCTGCGCCCCGGCGAGGGCCCGCCGCATATCCGCCTCGACCGCGCGGCGGATTTCCTGCTGGCCGACCGGCTCTGA
- a CDS encoding bifunctional transcriptional activator/DNA repair enzyme AdaA, which yields MLFALPSDDTLYDALLARDPAWDGRAWVAVGSTGVFCRLTCPARKPRRENCTFHASIAACLEAGFRPCKRCHPLAGGTDPATADLLAALEADPGRRWTEACVAARGWDPSTIRRAFRRQFGMTFLTMARLRRLGRGAAELAEGGAVIAAQQAAGFESASGFRCAFARYLGVAPGTLARDGLLQADWIETALGAMVAVASRTHLHLLEFADRPALPNELRRLRAEAKGSLGLGRLPPVDAVAAELDAFLAGRGAGFATPLEPAGTPFQRQVWAALRAIPPGHTRSYSEIAAAIGRPAATRAVARANGANRIAVVIPCHRVIGADGSLTGYGGGLWRKRRLIEAERAYR from the coding sequence ATGCTCTTCGCCCTGCCCTCCGACGACACGCTCTACGATGCGCTGCTGGCGCGCGATCCGGCCTGGGACGGCCGCGCCTGGGTGGCGGTGGGCTCGACGGGGGTGTTCTGCCGCCTGACCTGCCCGGCGCGAAAGCCCCGGCGCGAGAATTGCACCTTCCACGCTTCGATCGCCGCCTGCCTGGAGGCGGGGTTCCGGCCCTGCAAGCGATGCCATCCGCTGGCCGGCGGGACCGATCCGGCCACCGCCGACCTGCTGGCGGCGCTGGAGGCCGATCCGGGGCGGCGCTGGACCGAAGCCTGCGTGGCCGCGCGGGGCTGGGACCCATCGACCATCCGCCGGGCCTTCCGGCGGCAATTCGGCATGACCTTCCTGACCATGGCGCGGCTGCGGCGGCTGGGCCGGGGCGCGGCGGAGCTGGCCGAGGGCGGCGCGGTGATCGCCGCGCAACAGGCCGCGGGCTTCGAGAGCGCGTCGGGCTTTCGCTGCGCCTTCGCGCGGTATCTGGGCGTGGCGCCCGGCACGCTGGCGCGCGACGGGCTCTTGCAGGCCGACTGGATCGAGACCGCGCTGGGCGCGATGGTCGCGGTGGCGAGCCGGACGCATCTGCACCTTCTGGAATTCGCCGACCGCCCCGCCCTGCCGAACGAATTGCGGCGCCTCCGGGCGGAGGCGAAGGGGTCGCTCGGGCTCGGTCGGCTGCCGCCGGTGGACGCGGTGGCTGCGGAATTGGACGCCTTCCTGGCCGGGCGCGGCGCGGGCTTCGCCACGCCGCTGGAGCCCGCGGGCACGCCCTTCCAGCGGCAGGTCTGGGCGGCGCTGCGGGCGATTCCGCCGGGGCACACCCGCAGCTATTCCGAGATCGCCGCCGCCATCGGCCGGCCGGCGGCGACGCGCGCCGTTGCGCGGGCCAACGGGGCCAACCGGATCGCGGTGGTCATCCCCTGTCACCGGGTCATCGGGGCGGACGGGTCGCTGACCGGCTATGGCGGCGGGCTGTGGCGCAAGCGGCGGCTGATCGAGGCCGAGCGCGCCTATCGCTAG
- the truA gene encoding tRNA pseudouridine(38-40) synthase TruA: protein MPRYAFRIEYDGGPFAGWQRQDGPASVQQTLEEALRVLEPAMPAIAAAGRTDAGVHATGQVAHAELARDWDPFRLSEAVNHHLRPAPVAITAGARVADGWHARFSAVERRYTYRIVARRAPLVLDRGQAWRVPGPLDADAMRAGAAHLVGRHDFTTFRASICQAASPVKSLDEIAVEALPHPGGQEIRLHLRARSFLHNQVRSIAGTLERVGAGAWPPGRVAEVLAARDRAACGPVAPPDGLCLTGVGYPADPFG from the coding sequence ATGCCACGCTACGCCTTCCGCATCGAATATGACGGCGGCCCCTTCGCGGGCTGGCAGCGCCAGGACGGGCCGGCCTCGGTACAGCAGACGCTGGAGGAGGCGCTGCGGGTGCTGGAGCCCGCGATGCCCGCGATCGCCGCGGCGGGGCGCACGGATGCGGGCGTGCACGCAACGGGGCAGGTCGCCCATGCCGAGCTGGCGCGCGACTGGGACCCGTTCCGGCTGTCGGAAGCGGTCAATCACCACCTGAGGCCCGCGCCGGTCGCGATCACCGCCGGCGCGCGGGTGGCGGATGGCTGGCACGCGCGGTTCTCGGCCGTCGAGCGGCGCTATACCTACCGCATCGTCGCCCGCCGGGCGCCCCTGGTGCTGGATCGCGGGCAGGCCTGGCGCGTGCCCGGGCCGCTGGACGCCGACGCGATGCGCGCGGGCGCGGCGCATCTGGTGGGGCGGCACGATTTCACGACCTTCCGGGCGTCGATCTGCCAGGCGGCCTCACCGGTGAAGTCACTCGACGAGATCGCGGTTGAGGCGCTGCCGCATCCGGGCGGGCAGGAGATCCGCCTGCATCTGCGGGCGCGGTCCTTCCTGCACAACCAGGTGCGCTCGATCGCGGGCACGCTGGAGCGGGTGGGCGCGGGCGCCTGGCCGCCCGGGCGCGTGGCCGAGGTGCTGGCCGCGCGGGACCGCGCCGCCTGCGGGCCGGTGGCGCCGCCGGACGGGCTGTGCCTGACCGGCGTGGGCTACCCGGCGGATCCGTTCGGCTGA
- a CDS encoding MarR family winged helix-turn-helix transcriptional regulator: MPDSEHDPDALRRVFAIFNEVGIVAQLSRALFEARLPPGVLVPHFSILNHLVRVADGQTPLTLARAFQVPKTTMSHMVATVEKRGWVELRPNAADGRSKRVWLTPAGRAFREDAIAALTPDLATAATALDPAAQDQLLAHLETLRRFLDAARDQPNGSAG, from the coding sequence ATGCCTGACTCCGAACACGATCCCGACGCGCTGCGCCGCGTCTTCGCGATCTTCAACGAGGTCGGGATCGTCGCCCAGCTCAGCCGCGCGCTCTTCGAGGCGCGGCTGCCGCCGGGCGTGCTGGTGCCGCATTTCTCGATCCTCAACCATCTCGTGCGGGTCGCGGACGGGCAGACGCCCCTGACCCTCGCCCGCGCCTTCCAGGTCCCCAAGACCACCATGAGCCACATGGTCGCCACAGTCGAAAAGCGCGGCTGGGTCGAACTCCGGCCCAACGCCGCCGACGGGCGCTCCAAGCGGGTCTGGCTGACCCCGGCGGGCCGCGCCTTCCGCGAAGACGCCATCGCCGCGCTGACCCCCGACCTCGCGACCGCCGCGACGGCGCTCGACCCGGCCGCGCAGGATCAGCTCCTGGCCCATCTCGAAACCCTGCGGCGCTTCCTCGACGCCGCCCGCGATCAGCCGAACGGATCCGCCGGGTAG